One part of the Chloroflexota bacterium genome encodes these proteins:
- a CDS encoding DUF362 domain-containing protein — translation MTSPRLSRRAFLRLATLATAGAGVVALDRMVQPIGLARAVPWLVRGQTQKLSSKPAVVGLASCPSYDDTLDCLRDLWRQSAMPDVAGKRVLVKPNLIDHIEGHPATTAPQVVAAVLDLLAELGAARVIVGDGPGFRRDAAPVAEASGLAAVLAHRGISFVDLNYDDPRPVPVGREWFLQQRELWLPLHVREADLIVSVPKLKTHHWAGVSLSLKNLFGVVPGVRYGWPKNMLHVNGIALSILGIFHAVPLVVSVVDGIIGMEGDGPLFGTPVRHGLLAVGADPVAVDGLCAQLMGFDLNDIPHLSLAVLTGIGQPNRIDVVGGSIERLQHPYARPPAW, via the coding sequence ATGACCTCACCGAGACTCAGCCGCCGCGCGTTCCTTCGATTGGCCACCCTTGCAACGGCCGGTGCTGGCGTAGTGGCGCTGGATCGAATGGTCCAGCCCATAGGCCTGGCGCGAGCTGTGCCCTGGTTAGTGCGTGGGCAAACCCAAAAACTCTCATCGAAACCCGCCGTGGTCGGCCTGGCATCCTGTCCCAGCTACGATGATACACTGGACTGCCTGCGCGACCTGTGGCGCCAATCGGCCATGCCTGACGTGGCCGGCAAAAGGGTGCTGGTCAAGCCCAACCTGATCGACCACATCGAGGGACATCCCGCTACCACGGCGCCCCAGGTTGTCGCCGCGGTCCTGGACCTTCTGGCTGAGTTGGGTGCAGCCAGGGTAATCGTTGGCGATGGACCTGGCTTTCGACGCGACGCAGCCCCCGTTGCAGAAGCCAGCGGCCTGGCGGCGGTGCTGGCCCACCGTGGAATCAGCTTTGTGGATCTGAACTATGATGACCCGCGGCCTGTCCCTGTGGGTCGTGAGTGGTTTCTACAGCAGAGGGAACTGTGGCTGCCTCTCCATGTAAGAGAGGCCGACCTGATCGTATCGGTGCCCAAGTTAAAAACCCATCATTGGGCGGGGGTGTCTTTGAGCCTAAAGAATCTGTTCGGCGTGGTACCCGGTGTGCGTTACGGATGGCCAAAGAACATGTTGCACGTCAACGGAATCGCCCTGAGTATCCTGGGCATTTTCCATGCAGTTCCTCTAGTGGTCTCGGTTGTGGACGGCATCATCGGCATGGAAGGTGATGGACCGTTGTTTGGCACGCCGGTGCGCCACGGACTACTAGCAGTTGGGGCCGATCCCGTGGCTGTGGACGGGCTTTGTGCCCAGCTTATGGGTTTCGACCTCAACGATATCCCTCATCTTTCCCTTGCTGTGCTGACAGGCATAGGGCAACCGAACCGGATTGACGTTGTGGGCGGCTCGATCGAAAGGCTGCAGCATCCCTATGCCCGACCTCCCGCGTGGTGA
- a CDS encoding response regulator transcription factor produces MKRILLIEDDVSLNRLTALQLRHEGYEVITAFGGHEGLNMALEQSPDLVILDVMMPVMTGWEVCRHLRSVSDVPVIMLTARGTQEDVIQGLELGADDYIRKPFDRRELLLRVQALLRRSPEERRQRAVLYDDGTLSIDEKHRVVTRAGKPVHLAPTEFRLLTSLVRRADQVVPHVELLTDVWGPEYAEDTAILPVYIRYVRKKIEDEPERPRYIVTEWGIGYRFISRDD; encoded by the coding sequence TTGAAACGGATTCTGCTTATTGAGGATGATGTCTCGTTGAACCGCCTGACGGCGCTGCAGCTACGCCACGAGGGCTACGAGGTCATCACAGCATTCGGTGGTCATGAGGGGTTGAACATGGCCCTGGAACAGTCTCCAGACCTGGTGATTCTGGATGTCATGATGCCGGTGATGACTGGCTGGGAGGTATGCCGTCACCTGCGCAGCGTATCGGACGTGCCCGTCATCATGTTGACAGCCAGGGGCACGCAGGAGGATGTGATCCAGGGGCTGGAATTGGGCGCCGACGACTACATTCGTAAACCTTTTGACCGGCGCGAGCTGTTGTTGAGGGTGCAGGCTCTGTTGCGCCGCAGCCCGGAGGAGCGCAGACAGCGAGCCGTACTCTATGACGATGGCACATTGAGCATCGATGAAAAACACCGGGTGGTGACGAGGGCCGGCAAGCCGGTGCATCTGGCACCTACCGAGTTTCGCCTGTTGACTTCTCTGGTCCGGCGGGCTGACCAGGTAGTGCCCCATGTGGAGTTATTGACCGACGTCTGGGGGCCGGAGTATGCCGAGGATACGGCCATTCTGCCGGTTTATATCCGTTACGTACGCAAGAAAATTGAAGACGAACCTGAAAGGCCCCGGTACATTGTCACAGAGTGGGGGATAGGATATCGCTTCATCTCCCGTGATGATTAA
- a CDS encoding prenyltransferase/squalene oxidase repeat-containing protein, which produces MQPSGWAFLAEAQNPDGGWGYAIAQDSSVEATAAVVIATSDDPKMPEARVRALDWLDAAQHRDGGWGISADDQQSGWQTAWGLLAIVTAGSAEDSVARSAQWLLDVDTPEPSADAMQQLQPLLEIDLTLKGWPWLPGQATWIEPTALAMLALAVAGHADSPRVTNAVRYLTDRRCPGGGWNVGNPVMFSQPLPPRAHPTAWALLALSRIAPETIMSQDVAAVREAMADDGGALALAWGLLAQKDLGLDDSAASDRLVAQQQPNGSWNANPYHTAVAFMATGRTVPW; this is translated from the coding sequence ATGCAACCGAGCGGATGGGCATTTCTGGCTGAAGCACAAAACCCCGATGGAGGTTGGGGATACGCAATCGCGCAGGACTCCAGCGTCGAGGCCACTGCTGCAGTTGTCATCGCAACAAGTGACGACCCAAAAATGCCGGAAGCACGGGTCCGTGCGCTTGACTGGCTGGATGCCGCCCAACACCGCGACGGTGGCTGGGGCATTTCGGCTGACGACCAGCAGAGTGGCTGGCAAACCGCCTGGGGGTTGCTGGCGATAGTCACGGCAGGTAGTGCCGAGGACTCAGTCGCCAGAAGCGCCCAGTGGCTGTTGGACGTGGATACGCCCGAACCCAGCGCCGATGCCATGCAGCAACTACAACCACTTCTGGAAATCGACCTGACGCTCAAGGGCTGGCCCTGGTTACCGGGACAGGCCACCTGGATCGAACCCACAGCCCTTGCCATGCTGGCATTAGCTGTGGCCGGCCATGCCGACTCGCCGCGCGTCACGAACGCGGTCCGATATCTCACCGATCGACGCTGCCCGGGTGGTGGCTGGAACGTAGGCAACCCGGTCATGTTCAGCCAGCCCCTGCCCCCCCGCGCCCATCCCACGGCCTGGGCACTGCTGGCGCTATCGCGTATTGCCCCTGAGACAATCATGTCGCAAGATGTGGCAGCAGTGCGCGAAGCCATGGCCGACGACGGCGGCGCCCTGGCATTGGCCTGGGGACTGTTGGCACAAAAAGACCTGGGCCTGGACGACAGTGCCGCTTCCGATCGATTGGTGGCGCAACAACAGCCCAACGGCAGTTGGAATGCCAATCCCTATCACACTGCGGTTGCCTTTATGGCAACTGGCAGAACGGTCCCATGGTAA